One segment of Streptomyces sp. XD-27 DNA contains the following:
- a CDS encoding 8-oxoguanine deaminase, producing MAASRIVIENCAIATVDAHDTEYASGHVVIADNRIESVGAGAAPGRLENVVRRIDGTGHLATPGLVNTHHHFYQWITRGLAQDCNLFNWLVALYPTWARIDEQMVHAAAQGSLAMMARGGVTTAMDHHYVFPRGSGDLSGTIVRAAADMGVRFTLARGSMDRGESDGGLPPDFAVETLDGALAATEETIDRHHDASFDAMTQIAVAPCSPFSVSTELMRQGAELARAKGVRLHTHGSETVEEEKFCHELFGMGPTDYFESTGWLGEDVWMAHCVHMTDSDIAAFARTRTGVAHCPSSNARLAAGIARVPDMLAAGVPVGLGVDGTASNESGELHTELRNALLINRLGGHREQALNARQALRLGTYGGAQVLGRADQIGSLEAGKLADLVLWKLDGIGHASIADPVAALVFGAAAPVTLSLVNGRPVVEAGRLTTADEDAIARSTREEARRLARIAAAAG from the coding sequence ATGGCAGCTTCGCGCATCGTCATCGAGAACTGCGCCATCGCGACCGTGGACGCGCACGACACCGAGTACGCCTCCGGCCACGTCGTGATCGCCGACAACCGCATCGAATCCGTGGGGGCGGGCGCGGCCCCCGGCCGGCTGGAGAACGTGGTCCGCCGGATCGACGGCACCGGCCACCTGGCCACCCCCGGCCTGGTCAACACCCATCACCACTTCTACCAGTGGATCACCCGGGGCCTGGCCCAGGACTGCAACCTCTTCAACTGGCTGGTCGCGCTCTACCCGACCTGGGCCCGCATCGACGAGCAGATGGTGCACGCGGCCGCCCAGGGCTCGCTGGCCATGATGGCCCGCGGCGGCGTGACCACCGCCATGGACCACCACTACGTCTTCCCGCGCGGCTCCGGCGACCTGTCCGGCACCATCGTCCGCGCCGCCGCCGACATGGGGGTCCGGTTCACCCTGGCCCGCGGCTCCATGGACCGCGGCGAGTCCGACGGCGGGCTGCCGCCGGACTTCGCCGTCGAGACCCTCGACGGGGCGCTGGCCGCCACCGAGGAGACCATCGACCGGCACCACGACGCCTCGTTCGACGCCATGACGCAGATCGCGGTGGCACCCTGCTCGCCGTTCTCCGTCTCCACCGAGCTGATGCGCCAGGGCGCCGAACTGGCCCGCGCCAAGGGCGTACGGCTCCACACCCACGGCTCGGAGACCGTGGAGGAGGAGAAGTTCTGCCACGAGCTGTTCGGCATGGGCCCCACCGACTACTTCGAGTCCACCGGCTGGCTCGGCGAGGACGTGTGGATGGCGCACTGCGTCCACATGACCGACTCCGACATCGCCGCCTTCGCCCGTACCAGGACCGGCGTCGCCCACTGCCCCTCCTCCAACGCCCGGCTGGCCGCCGGCATCGCCCGCGTCCCCGACATGCTCGCCGCGGGCGTCCCCGTAGGCCTCGGCGTGGACGGCACCGCCTCCAACGAGTCCGGCGAACTGCACACCGAACTGCGCAACGCGCTGCTCATCAACCGCCTCGGCGGCCACCGGGAGCAGGCGCTGAACGCCCGCCAGGCGCTGCGTCTGGGCACCTACGGCGGCGCCCAGGTGCTCGGCCGCGCGGACCAGATCGGCTCACTGGAGGCCGGCAAGCTCGCCGACCTGGTGCTGTGGAAGCTCGACGGCATCGGCCACGCGTCGATCGCCGACCCGGTGGCGGCACTGGTCTTCGGCGCGGCCGCCCCGGTGACCCTCTCCCTCGTCAACGGCAGGCCCGTCGTCGAGGCGGGCCGCCTCACCACCGCCGACGAGGACGCCATCGCCCGCAGCACGCGGGAGGAGGCCCGGCGCCTCGCCCGCATCGCCGCCGCCGCGGGCTGA
- a CDS encoding ribonuclease, translating into MRIPPRIARIGALGALASTLLLAGPAVAATPGPQQAAWQTTATVAAPFQAKAVGDICYSDLPSQAHDTLDLIASGGPFPYPQDGTVFQNREGVLASQSSGYYHEYTVITPGSDNRGARRIVTGERTNEDYYTADHYRTFDLVDRSC; encoded by the coding sequence ATGAGAATCCCCCCACGGATCGCCCGTATCGGCGCCCTCGGTGCCCTCGCCTCGACCCTGCTCCTCGCCGGACCCGCCGTCGCGGCAACCCCCGGGCCGCAGCAGGCCGCGTGGCAGACGACCGCCACGGTCGCCGCGCCGTTCCAGGCCAAGGCCGTCGGCGACATCTGCTACTCCGACCTGCCGTCCCAGGCCCACGACACCCTCGACCTGATCGCGTCCGGCGGTCCGTTCCCGTACCCGCAGGACGGGACGGTCTTCCAGAACCGGGAGGGCGTCCTCGCGTCACAGAGCAGCGGCTACTACCACGAGTACACCGTGATCACGCCCGGCTCCGACAACCGCGGCGCCCGCCGGATCGTCACCGGTGAGCGTACGAACGAGGACTACTACACCGCCGACCACTACAGGACCTTCGACCTGGTCGACCGCTCCTGCTGA
- a CDS encoding GntR family transcriptional regulator, with the protein MDRSSPVPLYFQLSQQLEAAIEQGRLAPGSLLGNEIELAGRLGLSRPTVRQAIQTLVDKGLLVRRRGVGTQVVHSQVKRPLELSSLYDDLESAGQRPATRVLTNTTEPASAEVAAALGVAEGAEVVLIERLRLAHGEPVAHLRNHLPAGLLKLDGPALEETGLYRLMRAAGITLHSARQTVGARAATAEEGERLGEPAGAPLLTMERTTFDDTGRAVEFGSHIYRASRYAFEFQLLVRP; encoded by the coding sequence GTGGACCGCAGCAGCCCCGTTCCGCTCTACTTCCAGCTCTCCCAGCAGCTCGAGGCGGCGATCGAGCAGGGGCGGCTGGCCCCCGGCAGCCTGCTCGGGAACGAGATCGAGCTGGCCGGACGGCTCGGGCTGTCCCGCCCCACCGTCCGCCAGGCGATCCAGACGCTCGTCGACAAGGGCCTGCTGGTGCGCCGCCGAGGCGTCGGTACGCAGGTGGTGCACAGCCAGGTCAAGCGCCCGCTGGAGCTCAGCAGCCTCTACGACGACCTCGAATCCGCAGGTCAGCGCCCTGCCACCCGCGTCCTGACCAACACCACCGAGCCCGCCTCCGCCGAGGTCGCCGCCGCGCTCGGCGTCGCCGAGGGGGCCGAGGTCGTCCTCATCGAGCGGCTGCGGCTCGCCCACGGGGAGCCCGTGGCCCATCTGCGGAACCACCTGCCGGCCGGGTTGCTCAAGCTGGACGGCCCGGCCCTGGAGGAGACCGGCCTGTACCGGCTGATGCGCGCGGCCGGGATCACCCTGCACAGCGCCCGGCAGACCGTCGGGGCGCGCGCCGCGACCGCCGAGGAGGGCGAGCGGCTCGGCGAGCCGGCGGGCGCGCCGCTGCTGACCATGGAGCGGACGACCTTCGACGACACCGGGCGGGCCGTCGAGTTCGGCTCGCACATCTACCGCGCCTCGCGCTACGCCTTCGAGTTCCAGCTGCTCGTACGACCCTGA
- a CDS encoding IclR family transcriptional regulator, producing MPPSAEPKTASNSSGGVQSLERAFDLLERMADAGGEVGLSELSGSSGLPLPTIHRLMRTLVACGYVRQQPNRRYALGPRLIRLGESASRLLGTWARPYLAQLVEETGETANMALLDGDEVVYVAQVPSRHSMRMFTEVGRRVLPHSTGVGKALLAHTPPEEVRALLARTGMPAATQKTITSPDDFLAALEQVREAGYAVDDNEQEMGVRCLAVSVPDSPTAAAISISGPAGRVTEEATEEIVPILKAVAAQLSVALTDTNGNA from the coding sequence GTGCCGCCGTCCGCCGAGCCCAAGACCGCCAGCAACAGCTCTGGCGGCGTCCAGTCCCTTGAGCGCGCCTTCGACCTGCTGGAGCGGATGGCCGACGCCGGGGGCGAGGTCGGGCTGAGCGAGCTGTCCGGCAGCAGCGGACTGCCCCTGCCCACCATCCACCGGCTGATGCGGACGCTGGTGGCCTGCGGGTACGTACGCCAGCAGCCGAACCGGCGCTACGCGCTGGGCCCGCGGCTGATCCGGCTCGGCGAGAGCGCGTCCCGGCTGCTGGGCACCTGGGCCCGCCCCTACCTGGCGCAGTTGGTGGAGGAGACCGGCGAGACGGCGAACATGGCGCTGCTCGACGGCGACGAGGTGGTCTACGTGGCGCAGGTGCCCTCGCGCCACTCGATGCGGATGTTCACCGAGGTGGGGCGGCGGGTGCTGCCGCACTCGACGGGCGTGGGCAAGGCGCTGCTCGCGCACACCCCGCCCGAGGAGGTACGGGCCCTGCTCGCCCGCACCGGGATGCCCGCCGCGACACAGAAGACCATCACCTCGCCGGACGACTTCCTCGCCGCGCTGGAGCAGGTGCGCGAGGCGGGGTACGCGGTCGACGACAACGAGCAGGAGATGGGCGTGCGCTGTCTGGCGGTCTCCGTGCCCGACTCCCCCACGGCGGCGGCCATCTCGATCTCCGGCCCGGCCGGGCGGGTGACGGAGGAGGCCACGGAGGAGATCGTGCCGATCCTCAAGGCGGTCGCGGCCCAGCTGTCGGTGGCGCTCACCGACACGAACGGGAACGCGTAA
- a CDS encoding DUF5955 family protein produces the protein MKGAAVVEHMRVVGTGEDPRTAELLRAVTRLRRELAAYRADLPDRDIAEDELAALDAMARAGAPPELSRLFRSLLLVAGALGSVSALAPALSAVRTAVDLFGDVPRSRAGTERG, from the coding sequence ATGAAGGGCGCCGCAGTCGTGGAGCACATGCGGGTGGTCGGCACCGGTGAGGACCCGAGAACGGCGGAGCTGCTGCGGGCGGTGACCCGGCTGCGCCGCGAACTCGCCGCGTACCGGGCGGACTTGCCGGACCGGGACATAGCCGAGGACGAGCTGGCGGCGCTGGACGCCATGGCGCGCGCGGGCGCGCCGCCCGAGCTGTCCCGGCTCTTCCGCTCGCTGCTGCTGGTCGCGGGCGCGCTCGGCTCGGTCAGCGCGCTGGCCCCCGCGCTGAGCGCGGTGCGGACGGCGGTCGACCTGTTCGGCGACGTACCGCGCTCCCGGGCCGGTACGGAACGGGGCTGA
- the alc gene encoding allantoicase, with product MTAAIPSFTGDANPYGGGDPYADYRTADFPFAHLVDLADRRLGAGVIAANDEFFAQRENLLLPEPAHFDPESFGHKGKIMDGWETRRRRGADADHPHPTDEDHDWALVRLGAPGVIRGIVVDTAHFRGNYPQAISVEAASVPGSPSPEELLAPDVKWTTLVPRTAVGGHAANGFAVDAEQRFTHLRLNQHPDGGVARLRVYGEVAPDPAWLAALGTFDVAALENGGQVEDASNLFYSPATNTIQPGRSRKMDDGWETRRRRDKGNDWIRYRLAARSEIHAVEIDTAYLKGNAAGWAALSVRDGDGGEWAEVLPRTRLQPDTNHRFVLASPAVGTHVRIDIFPDGGISRLRLHGALTPDGAAHLAARHRELGG from the coding sequence ATGACCGCCGCGATACCTTCCTTCACCGGAGACGCCAACCCGTACGGCGGGGGCGACCCGTACGCCGACTACCGCACCGCCGACTTCCCCTTCGCCCACCTCGTGGACCTCGCCGACCGCCGACTCGGCGCGGGCGTCATCGCCGCCAACGACGAGTTCTTCGCCCAGCGGGAGAACCTCCTGCTGCCCGAGCCCGCCCACTTCGACCCGGAGTCCTTCGGGCACAAGGGCAAGATCATGGACGGTTGGGAGACCCGGCGGCGGCGCGGCGCCGACGCCGACCACCCGCACCCCACCGACGAGGACCACGACTGGGCACTGGTCCGCCTCGGCGCGCCCGGCGTCATCCGCGGCATCGTGGTGGACACCGCCCACTTCCGCGGCAACTACCCGCAGGCGATCAGCGTCGAGGCCGCCTCCGTCCCCGGCTCGCCGTCCCCGGAGGAACTGCTGGCCCCGGACGTGAAGTGGACGACGCTGGTGCCGCGCACGGCGGTCGGCGGCCACGCGGCCAACGGCTTCGCCGTCGACGCCGAGCAGCGCTTCACCCACCTGCGGCTCAACCAGCACCCCGACGGCGGTGTCGCCCGGCTGCGGGTGTACGGGGAGGTCGCACCGGACCCGGCGTGGCTCGCCGCCCTCGGCACCTTCGACGTGGCCGCCCTGGAGAACGGCGGCCAGGTCGAGGACGCCTCCAACCTCTTCTACTCGCCGGCCACCAACACCATCCAGCCGGGCCGCTCCCGGAAGATGGACGACGGCTGGGAGACCCGGCGGCGCCGCGACAAGGGCAACGACTGGATCCGCTACCGGCTGGCCGCGCGATCCGAGATCCACGCCGTCGAGATCGACACCGCCTACCTCAAGGGCAACGCGGCGGGCTGGGCGGCGCTGTCCGTCCGCGACGGCGACGGCGGCGAGTGGGCCGAGGTCCTGCCCCGCACCCGCCTCCAGCCGGACACCAACCACCGCTTCGTCCTCGCCTCGCCCGCCGTCGGCACGCACGTGCGGATCGACATCTTCCCGGACGGCGGCATCTCCCGGCTGCGGCTGCACGGCGCCCTGACCCCCGACGGCGCGGCACATCTCGCCGCCCGCCACCGGGAACTCGGCGGCTGA
- a CDS encoding transporter substrate-binding domain-containing protein, with amino-acid sequence MKRAVTLSALAAVLAATAAGSALASGAGAPRTAAHKKDATLLDAVPARGVLRVCTTGDYRPFTHRDPATGRYRGIDIDMAADLAKSLDARPAFTATTWAKLVDDLAAGRCDIAMGGVSVTLPRARKAYFSEPYLTDGKTPIVRCEDQEKYRTLEQIDRPGVRVVVNPGGTNEQFARAHIKRATLTVHPDNTTIFEEIIAGRADVMMTDAGETRYQSKIHPELCAVHPDRPFTFSEKAYALPRGDEEFRAYVDQWVHLATHDGTYAKYQDEWMK; translated from the coding sequence GTGAAACGTGCCGTCACGCTGTCCGCCCTCGCCGCCGTGCTCGCCGCGACCGCCGCCGGCTCGGCCCTGGCGTCCGGCGCCGGAGCGCCCCGTACCGCGGCGCACAAGAAGGACGCCACGCTGCTGGACGCGGTGCCCGCGCGCGGTGTGCTGCGGGTGTGCACCACCGGGGACTACCGGCCCTTCACCCATCGCGACCCCGCGACCGGCAGGTACCGCGGCATCGACATCGACATGGCGGCCGACCTGGCGAAGAGCCTGGACGCCAGGCCCGCGTTCACGGCCACCACCTGGGCGAAGCTGGTGGACGACCTCGCCGCGGGCCGGTGCGACATCGCCATGGGTGGGGTGTCGGTGACCCTGCCGCGGGCCCGCAAGGCGTACTTCAGCGAGCCCTACCTCACCGACGGCAAGACGCCGATCGTCCGGTGCGAGGACCAGGAGAAGTACCGCACGCTGGAGCAGATCGACCGGCCGGGCGTGCGGGTGGTCGTCAATCCCGGCGGCACCAACGAGCAGTTCGCCCGTGCCCACATCAAGCGGGCCACCCTGACCGTCCACCCCGACAACACCACGATCTTCGAGGAGATCATCGCGGGCCGCGCCGACGTGATGATGACGGACGCCGGCGAGACCCGCTACCAGTCCAAGATCCACCCGGAGCTGTGCGCGGTCCACCCGGACCGGCCGTTCACCTTCTCGGAGAAGGCCTACGCCCTGCCGCGCGGCGACGAGGAGTTCAGGGCTTACGTCGACCAGTGGGTGCACCTCGCCACCCATGACGGCACGTATGCCAAATACCAGGACGAGTGGATGAAGTGA
- the allB gene encoding allantoinase AllB has translation MSDVELVLRSTRVMTPEGTRAAAVAVADGKITAVLPYDAEIPAGARTEDLGDDVLLPGLVDTHVHVNDPGRTEWEGFASATRAAAAGGVTTLIDMPLNSIPPTTTLDGLEVKRAVARAQAHIDVGFWGGAVPGNVPDLRPLHDAGVFGFKCFLLHSGVDEFPPLGPPELEAALAEIAGFGGLLIVHAEDPQLIGGAPEPQGPRYADFLASRPRAAEDRAIAGLIDLARKLDARVHVLHLSSGDALPLIADARREGVRVTVETCPHFLTLTAEEVPDGATEFKCCPPIREAANQDALWAGLADGTIDCVVSDHSPCTADLKVGDFGQAWGGIASLQLGLPAVWTEARRRGRSLEDVVRWMATAPADLVGLGAKGAIEAGRDADFAVLAPDETFTVDAETLLHRNPVTAYAGKTLYGVVRSTWLRGRKIADHGVTTEPTGRLLERQPQA, from the coding sequence GTGTCCGACGTGGAGCTGGTGCTGCGCTCGACGCGCGTCATGACCCCGGAAGGCACGCGCGCCGCTGCCGTCGCCGTCGCCGACGGGAAGATCACCGCTGTCCTGCCGTACGACGCCGAGATCCCCGCCGGGGCCCGGACCGAGGACCTCGGCGACGACGTCCTCCTCCCCGGCCTCGTCGACACCCACGTCCACGTCAACGACCCTGGGCGCACCGAGTGGGAGGGATTCGCCTCCGCCACCCGCGCGGCCGCCGCGGGCGGCGTCACCACGCTGATCGACATGCCGCTCAACAGCATCCCGCCGACCACCACCCTCGACGGGCTGGAGGTCAAGCGGGCCGTCGCCCGCGCCCAGGCCCACATCGACGTCGGCTTCTGGGGCGGCGCCGTCCCCGGCAACGTCCCCGACCTGCGCCCGCTGCACGACGCCGGGGTCTTCGGCTTCAAGTGCTTCCTGCTCCACTCCGGCGTCGACGAGTTCCCGCCGCTGGGCCCGCCCGAGCTGGAGGCCGCCCTCGCCGAGATCGCCGGCTTCGGCGGGCTGCTCATCGTGCACGCCGAGGACCCGCAGCTCATCGGTGGCGCCCCGGAGCCCCAGGGTCCGCGCTACGCCGACTTCCTCGCCTCCCGCCCGCGCGCCGCCGAGGACCGGGCCATCGCCGGACTGATCGACCTGGCCCGCAAACTGGACGCGCGCGTACACGTGTTGCACCTGTCCTCCGGCGACGCCCTGCCGCTGATCGCCGACGCCCGCCGCGAGGGCGTCCGCGTCACCGTCGAGACCTGCCCGCACTTCCTGACCCTGACCGCCGAGGAAGTGCCCGACGGCGCCACCGAGTTCAAGTGCTGCCCGCCCATCCGGGAGGCCGCCAACCAGGACGCCCTGTGGGCGGGCCTGGCCGACGGCACCATCGACTGCGTCGTCTCCGACCACTCCCCGTGCACCGCGGACCTCAAGGTCGGCGACTTCGGCCAGGCGTGGGGTGGCATCGCCTCCCTCCAGCTCGGCCTGCCCGCCGTATGGACCGAGGCCCGGCGGCGCGGCCGCTCCCTGGAGGACGTGGTCCGCTGGATGGCGACCGCCCCGGCCGACCTCGTCGGCCTGGGCGCCAAGGGCGCGATCGAGGCCGGCCGGGACGCCGACTTCGCCGTCCTCGCGCCCGACGAGACCTTCACCGTGGACGCCGAAACGCTTCTGCACCGCAACCCCGTCACCGCGTACGCCGGGAAGACCCTGTACGGAGTCGTACGGTCCACCTGGCTGCGCGGCCGCAAGATCGCCGATCACGGCGTCACCACCGAACCCACCGGCCGACTCCTCGAAAGGCAGCCCCAGGCATGA
- a CDS encoding nucleotidyltransferase family protein: MTRTKGDAASHEAAGAGPVAGLLLAAGGGRRLGGRPKALLPYRGRPLVERAVAALRAGGCGPVQVVLGAAAEEVRRRAELSGCLLAENPDWASGMGSSLRTGLAALAGTEASAALVMLVDQPRIGPEVVARLVAAHRSGAALVAATYGGERGHPVLFAREHWAGVAAAAAGDRGARDFLRAHEAELTRVECGDIAAPDDIDTPEDLALLD, from the coding sequence ATGACGCGTACGAAAGGTGACGCCGCCTCACACGAGGCGGCAGGCGCGGGCCCCGTGGCCGGGCTGCTGCTGGCGGCGGGCGGCGGGCGGCGGTTGGGCGGGCGGCCCAAGGCGCTGCTGCCGTACCGGGGTCGGCCGCTGGTGGAGCGGGCCGTCGCGGCGCTGCGTGCGGGCGGCTGCGGGCCGGTCCAGGTCGTGCTGGGCGCGGCCGCCGAGGAGGTGCGGCGGCGGGCCGAACTGTCCGGCTGCCTGCTGGCGGAGAACCCCGACTGGGCGTCGGGCATGGGTTCCTCGCTGCGCACCGGGCTGGCGGCGCTGGCCGGGACCGAGGCGTCGGCGGCGCTGGTGATGCTCGTGGACCAGCCGCGGATCGGCCCGGAGGTGGTGGCCCGGCTGGTGGCCGCCCACCGCTCGGGGGCGGCCCTGGTGGCGGCGACGTATGGCGGGGAGCGCGGCCATCCGGTGCTCTTCGCGCGCGAGCACTGGGCGGGGGTCGCGGCGGCGGCCGCCGGGGACCGCGGCGCCCGCGACTTCCTGCGCGCGCACGAGGCGGAACTCACCCGCGTCGAGTGCGGGGACATCGCCGCGCCCGACGACATCGACACACCCGAGGACCTCGCACTCCTGGATTGA
- the pucL gene encoding factor-independent urate hydroxylase — translation MPTILGQNQYGKAENRVVKITRDGATHHIKDLNVSVALSGDMDEVHLSGSNASVLPTDTTKNTVYAFAKEHGIESAEQFGIHLARHFVTSQEPIHRARIRIEEYAWERIETSDGNSRFIGADEVKHSFVRKGQETRTTQITFDGERWQVISGLKDLVVMNSTNSEFWGYIKDKYTTLQEAYDRILATQVSSQWRYGWSTDEERMPNWDKSYAQAKKHMLQAFAESYSLSLQQTLYQMGARVINSRSEIDEIRFSLPNKHHFLVDLEPFGLKNDNEVYFAADRPYGLIEATILRDGVEPQIPVDLTNL, via the coding sequence ATGCCCACGATTCTCGGCCAGAACCAGTACGGCAAAGCAGAGAACCGCGTCGTCAAGATCACGCGGGACGGCGCCACGCACCACATCAAGGACCTCAACGTCTCCGTCGCGCTCTCCGGCGACATGGACGAGGTCCACCTCTCCGGCTCCAACGCCAGCGTCCTGCCGACCGACACCACCAAGAACACGGTGTACGCGTTCGCCAAGGAGCACGGCATCGAGTCGGCCGAGCAGTTCGGCATCCACCTGGCCCGGCATTTCGTGACCAGCCAGGAGCCGATCCACCGCGCCCGGATCCGGATCGAGGAGTACGCCTGGGAGCGCATCGAGACCTCCGACGGCAACTCCCGCTTCATCGGCGCCGACGAGGTCAAGCACTCCTTCGTCCGCAAGGGCCAGGAGACCCGCACCACCCAGATCACCTTCGACGGCGAGCGCTGGCAGGTGATATCCGGGCTGAAGGACCTGGTGGTGATGAACTCCACCAACTCGGAGTTCTGGGGCTACATCAAGGACAAGTACACGACGCTCCAGGAGGCGTACGACCGCATCCTCGCCACCCAGGTGTCGTCCCAGTGGCGCTACGGCTGGTCCACTGACGAGGAGCGCATGCCGAACTGGGACAAGTCCTACGCCCAGGCCAAGAAGCACATGCTCCAGGCCTTCGCGGAGAGCTACTCCCTCTCGCTCCAGCAGACCCTGTACCAAATGGGCGCACGGGTCATCAACAGCCGCAGCGAGATCGACGAGATCCGCTTCTCGCTGCCGAACAAGCACCACTTCCTGGTCGATCTCGAACCGTTCGGCCTGAAGAACGACAATGAGGTCTACTTCGCCGCCGACCGCCCGTACGGCCTCATCGAGGCCACCATCCTGCGGGACGGCGTCGAGCCGCAGATCCCGGTCGACCTGACCAACCTGTAG